In a single window of the Aminomonas paucivorans DSM 12260 genome:
- the fabF gene encoding beta-ketoacyl-ACP synthase II has translation MRRVVVTGLGVVSPIGQGRETYWRALSEGRSGAGPISLFDPEGYSVRIAAEVKDFNPEDWMDKKEARRADRVIHFASAAAEMAVRDARLDVSALDPHRFGVYLGSGEGGITTTHENYGILRDKGPSRVSPFFIPMMLSNMPAAYVAIRYGAKGPNMAVVTACASATHSMGEAYQCILREDADIILTGGAEAAITPIAVAGFASLKALSTRNDEPGRASRPFDLERDGFVMGEGAGVLVFEELEHALRRGAPIYGEVTGYGLSCDAYHITAPDPEGDGPKRAMAMAVRKSGWKLEDVELINAHGTSTPLNDKMESAALRGLFGDHADKLLVHSTKSMIGHALGAAGALETIAALQSFAEDLVHPTINYENPDPECPIPVVAAQPVRRAVRTMLVNNFGFGGHNGVLALQRYEG, from the coding sequence TTGAGAAGAGTCGTCGTCACGGGCCTCGGAGTCGTCAGCCCCATCGGACAGGGACGCGAGACCTATTGGCGGGCCCTCTCCGAGGGCCGCAGCGGTGCCGGCCCCATTTCCCTCTTTGACCCGGAGGGCTACAGCGTGCGCATCGCCGCGGAGGTGAAGGACTTCAACCCCGAGGACTGGATGGACAAGAAGGAGGCCCGACGAGCCGACCGGGTCATCCATTTTGCCTCCGCCGCCGCGGAGATGGCCGTCCGGGATGCCCGTCTGGACGTGTCCGCCCTGGACCCCCACCGCTTCGGAGTCTACCTGGGAAGCGGCGAGGGGGGCATCACCACCACCCATGAAAACTACGGGATTCTCCGCGACAAGGGACCTTCGCGGGTGAGCCCCTTCTTCATCCCCATGATGCTCAGCAACATGCCCGCCGCCTACGTGGCCATCCGCTACGGGGCCAAGGGACCCAACATGGCGGTGGTCACCGCCTGCGCTTCCGCCACCCACAGCATGGGGGAGGCGTACCAGTGCATCCTGCGGGAAGACGCGGACATCATCCTCACCGGGGGGGCCGAGGCTGCCATCACCCCCATCGCCGTGGCGGGTTTCGCCTCCCTGAAGGCTCTCTCCACCCGTAACGACGAGCCCGGACGGGCCTCTCGCCCCTTCGACCTGGAGCGGGACGGATTCGTCATGGGGGAGGGCGCGGGGGTCCTGGTGTTCGAGGAACTGGAGCATGCCCTTCGACGCGGCGCCCCCATCTACGGGGAGGTCACGGGGTACGGCCTTTCCTGCGACGCCTACCACATCACCGCCCCGGATCCGGAAGGGGACGGTCCCAAAAGGGCCATGGCCATGGCGGTGCGCAAGTCCGGATGGAAGCTGGAGGACGTGGAACTCATCAACGCCCACGGTACCTCCACGCCCCTGAACGACAAGATGGAAAGCGCCGCCCTGCGAGGGCTGTTCGGGGACCACGCGGACAAGCTCCTGGTCCACTCCACCAAGTCCATGATCGGCCATGCCCTGGGGGCGGCGGGGGCGCTGGAGACCATTGCGGCCCTGCAGTCCTTCGCCGAGGATCTGGTGCACCCCACCATCAACTACGAGAACCCCGATCCGGAGTGTCCCATCCCCGTGGTGGCTGCCCAGCCGGTGCGCAGGGCCGTGCGGACCATGCTGGTGAACAATTTCGGCTTCGGGGGCCACAACGGAGTGCTGGCCCTCCAGCGTTACGAAGGATAG
- the fabG gene encoding 3-oxoacyl-ACP reductase FabG — MTSPSRVALVTGAGRGIGRSIALELGRMGCRVGVNYQRSRDAALEVVERLRELGCEAEAFKGDAGDAGAVKGLFESVESRLGPVEVLVNNAGITRDNLLVRMKEEDWEEVLRTNLTSVYLCTKQALRNMMKARWGRIVTISSVVALVGNPGQCNYAAAKAGLLGFSKSVAREVASRGITSNVVAPGYIDTDMTRALPEAARTALLGQIPMGRPGTGEDVARAVAFLASEETGYITGQVLAVDGGMTM, encoded by the coding sequence ATGACCTCGCCTTCCCGAGTTGCCCTGGTGACCGGAGCGGGACGGGGAATCGGACGGTCCATCGCCCTGGAACTGGGGCGAATGGGGTGCCGGGTCGGGGTGAACTACCAGCGCTCCCGGGATGCCGCCCTTGAGGTGGTGGAACGGCTTCGCGAGTTGGGCTGCGAGGCGGAGGCCTTCAAGGGGGACGCGGGGGATGCCGGCGCGGTGAAGGGCCTTTTCGAGAGCGTGGAATCCCGGCTGGGTCCCGTGGAAGTCCTGGTGAACAACGCCGGGATCACCCGGGACAACCTCCTGGTTCGGATGAAGGAAGAGGACTGGGAGGAGGTCCTGCGCACCAATCTGACTTCCGTGTACCTCTGCACGAAACAGGCCCTTCGGAACATGATGAAGGCCCGGTGGGGGCGCATCGTGACGATCAGCTCCGTGGTGGCGCTGGTGGGCAATCCGGGGCAGTGCAACTACGCAGCGGCCAAGGCGGGCCTTTTGGGCTTCTCGAAGAGCGTCGCTCGGGAGGTGGCCTCCCGGGGAATCACTTCCAATGTGGTGGCGCCGGGGTATATTGATACGGACATGACCCGGGCGCTCCCGGAGGCGGCCCGCACGGCCCTCCTGGGTCAGATCCCCATGGGGCGGCCGGGGACGGGAGAGGACGTGGCCCGCGCCGTTGCGTTCCTGGCTTCGGAGGAAACGGGGTACATCACGGGTCAGGTTCTTGCCGTCGACGGCGGCATGACCATGTAG
- the acpP gene encoding acyl carrier protein — protein sequence MQMEEVMSRLKEIVVDRLNVEEEQIKPEASFVEDLGADSLDIVELIMGIEEEFDIEIPDEDAEKLTSVGDAINYVKNKLGIEE from the coding sequence ATGCAGATGGAAGAAGTCATGTCTCGTTTGAAGGAAATCGTGGTGGACCGACTGAACGTCGAAGAAGAGCAGATCAAGCCCGAGGCGTCCTTCGTGGAGGATCTGGGCGCGGATTCCCTGGACATCGTGGAGCTGATCATGGGCATCGAGGAAGAGTTCGACATCGAGATCCCTGACGAGGACGCGGAGAAGCTCACCAGCGTCGGCGACGCGATCAACTACGTGAAGAACAAGCTCGGGATCGAGGAATAG
- a CDS encoding iron-sulfur cluster-binding protein: MRGTLVSRISLGTGAAWLEIRLPGPIPPVRAGQFALLSLPEVCDPLLGRPLAVARAQEDRVSFLCRRAGRGSGLLADLIPGQSVDLRLPLGRPVEVPQDRPVWFLGGSVGAAPLLMAPVPPGFRGWVLGFRDASWGPALEHLRGLLAGLPLTVACDDGSLGPKGNAVSALGERVRPGDCVVACGPEGMLQALRDLSRAGGFQAILGLERRMACGFGGCLGCRITRRDGTSARVCVDGPFFDGEELGDDVFA; this comes from the coding sequence GTGCGGGGGACCCTGGTCTCCCGCATCTCTCTGGGAACGGGGGCGGCGTGGCTGGAAATCCGCCTTCCCGGCCCGATTCCCCCTGTGCGGGCGGGGCAGTTTGCCCTCCTTTCCCTTCCGGAGGTGTGCGACCCCCTGTTGGGAAGACCCCTGGCGGTGGCTCGGGCACAGGAGGACCGGGTCTCCTTCCTCTGCCGCCGGGCGGGGCGGGGGAGCGGGTTGCTGGCGGACCTGATCCCGGGGCAGTCCGTGGACCTGCGCCTTCCCCTGGGACGTCCCGTGGAGGTACCCCAGGATCGGCCGGTCTGGTTCCTCGGGGGCAGCGTGGGGGCGGCTCCCCTTCTGATGGCCCCTGTCCCGCCGGGCTTTCGAGGGTGGGTCCTGGGTTTCCGGGACGCTTCCTGGGGGCCCGCGTTGGAACACCTGCGGGGGCTTCTGGCGGGGTTGCCCCTGACGGTGGCCTGCGACGACGGCTCCCTGGGCCCGAAAGGAAACGCCGTGTCGGCCCTGGGGGAGCGGGTCCGCCCCGGGGATTGCGTGGTGGCCTGCGGCCCCGAAGGGATGCTGCAGGCGCTGCGGGATCTCTCCCGAGCGGGAGGGTTCCAGGCGATTCTGGGGCTGGAGCGGCGCATGGCCTGCGGGTTCGGGGGGTGTCTGGGCTGCCGCATCACCCGGCGGGACGGGACGTCCGCCCGGGTCTGTGTGGATGGTCCCTTCTTCGACGGAGAGGAGCTGGGGGACGATGTCTTCGCCTGA
- the pyrR gene encoding bifunctional pyr operon transcriptional regulator/uracil phosphoribosyltransferase PyrR, with protein sequence MGLLREKARVLEAEDIERILRRMAHEVVENNRGLEGLVLVGIQRRGIYLARRLRDRIQQFEDVKLPCGELDITLYRDDLTLLHDQPVVHSTSIPGDIRGKHLVLVDDVVYTGRTVRSALDALMDLGRPDTVRLAALIDRGHRELPIQPDFVGKNLPTSKSEVVEVRLEELDGKDEVVICERDVL encoded by the coding sequence ATGGGGTTGCTGAGGGAAAAGGCTAGGGTGCTGGAGGCGGAGGACATCGAGCGGATCCTTCGAAGGATGGCCCACGAAGTGGTGGAGAACAACCGGGGGCTGGAAGGGCTCGTGCTGGTGGGGATCCAGAGGCGGGGGATCTACCTGGCCAGGCGTCTGCGGGATCGGATTCAGCAGTTCGAGGACGTGAAGCTCCCCTGCGGGGAACTGGACATCACCCTCTACCGGGACGATCTGACCCTGCTCCACGACCAGCCGGTGGTGCACAGCACCTCCATCCCCGGAGACATCCGGGGCAAACACCTGGTTCTGGTGGACGACGTGGTCTACACGGGGCGTACGGTGCGCTCCGCCCTGGACGCCCTGATGGACCTGGGACGGCCCGACACGGTGCGCCTGGCGGCCCTCATCGATCGGGGGCATCGGGAACTGCCCATCCAGCCGGATTTCGTGGGGAAGAACCTGCCCACCTCCAAGTCCGAGGTGGTGGAGGTGCGTTTGGAGGAACTGGACGGAAAGGACGAGGTGGTCATCTGTGAACGGGACGTCCTCTAG
- a CDS encoding aspartate carbamoyltransferase catalytic subunit translates to MNGTSSSATRWTRRNVLDLEGWSREEILLLLEQARHMDDLLSRPIKKVPALRGKLAVNLFFENSTRTRVSFELAEKMLSADVVNWSAAGSSTSKGETLRDTAWTLEAMGADIVVIRHGAVGAAAYLTRKLKKAVVLNAGDGAHAHPTQGLLDLYTAWKHLGDLEGRKIVILGDVEHSRVARSDARGFAALGCEVVFCGPRTLIPLEVEALGGRFEPDARKAVEGADLVYMLRIQRERQQDGLFPSVDEYHRFWGGTEELMKLARPGALAMHPGPINRGVEIASEIADGEQSVILEQVRSGVAVRMALLYLCAGGAVDA, encoded by the coding sequence GTGAACGGGACGTCCTCTAGCGCCACGCGGTGGACCCGGCGCAACGTGCTGGACCTGGAGGGATGGAGCCGGGAGGAGATCCTGCTGCTGCTGGAGCAGGCCCGCCACATGGACGACCTCCTCTCCCGGCCCATCAAGAAGGTCCCCGCCCTGCGGGGCAAGCTGGCGGTGAACCTGTTCTTCGAGAACTCCACCCGGACCCGGGTGTCCTTCGAGCTGGCGGAGAAGATGCTCTCCGCAGACGTGGTGAACTGGTCCGCTGCCGGATCCAGCACCAGCAAGGGGGAGACCCTGCGGGACACCGCCTGGACCCTGGAGGCCATGGGGGCGGACATCGTGGTGATCCGTCACGGCGCCGTGGGGGCCGCGGCGTACCTGACCCGCAAGCTCAAGAAGGCGGTGGTGCTCAACGCCGGGGACGGGGCCCACGCCCACCCCACCCAGGGACTTCTGGACCTGTACACCGCCTGGAAACACCTGGGGGACCTGGAGGGGCGGAAGATCGTCATCCTGGGAGACGTGGAACACAGCCGGGTGGCGCGCAGCGACGCCCGGGGCTTCGCCGCTCTGGGGTGCGAGGTGGTCTTCTGCGGTCCCAGGACCCTGATCCCCCTGGAAGTGGAGGCCCTGGGAGGACGCTTCGAGCCCGACGCCCGCAAAGCCGTGGAGGGGGCGGATCTGGTCTACATGCTCCGCATCCAGCGGGAGCGCCAGCAGGACGGGCTTTTCCCCTCGGTGGACGAGTACCATCGCTTCTGGGGGGGGACGGAGGAACTGATGAAGCTGGCTCGGCCCGGCGCCTTGGCGATGCACCCCGGTCCCATCAACCGGGGGGTGGAGATCGCTTCGGAGATCGCCGACGGGGAGCAGAGCGTGATTCTGGAACAGGTTCGCAGCGGCGTCGCCGTTCGCATGGCGCTGCTCTACCTCTGCGCGGGAGGGGCGGTGGACGCATGA
- the rnc gene encoding ribonuclease III, with amino-acid sequence MTKGIQPPAFLGRALRYRFHRQELLTEALTHASFANESGLSRCNERLEFLGDAVLELCVSERLYRERPDAEEGDLTRWRSALVCAPNLARWGRLWGIPACLLLGKGFRRGGPNENMVADAFEAVLGAIYLDGGLDAVREVLHPLPLPEVLEEGKDPKSRLQEVLQGQGHPCPRYELREQSGPPHERWFVVEVSCGEQVLASGEGRSLREAERCAANRALESMQPVALSGEEG; translated from the coding sequence ATGACGAAGGGGATCCAACCCCCCGCCTTCCTGGGGCGAGCGCTTCGGTACCGTTTCCACAGACAAGAGCTTCTGACGGAAGCCCTGACTCACGCGTCCTTCGCGAACGAGTCGGGGCTTTCCCGTTGCAACGAACGGCTCGAATTCCTGGGGGACGCGGTGCTGGAGCTGTGCGTCTCCGAGAGGCTCTACCGGGAACGACCGGACGCGGAAGAGGGGGACCTGACCCGATGGCGCTCCGCCTTGGTCTGCGCCCCCAACCTGGCCCGGTGGGGCCGGCTTTGGGGTATCCCGGCCTGCCTTCTCCTGGGCAAGGGCTTCCGAAGAGGGGGGCCGAACGAGAACATGGTGGCCGACGCCTTCGAGGCGGTGCTGGGGGCGATCTACCTGGACGGAGGACTGGACGCGGTCAGAGAGGTGCTCCACCCCCTTCCCCTCCCGGAGGTTCTGGAAGAGGGGAAGGACCCCAAGTCTCGCCTTCAGGAGGTTCTCCAGGGACAGGGGCACCCTTGCCCCCGTTACGAACTGAGGGAGCAGTCCGGCCCTCCCCACGAGCGCTGGTTCGTGGTGGAGGTTTCCTGCGGGGAGCAGGTCCTGGCCAGCGGGGAGGGGCGCTCCCTGCGGGAGGCGGAGCGGTGTGCGGCAAACCGCGCCCTGGAATCCATGCAACCGGTTGCATTATCGGGGGAAGAGGGGTAG
- the plsX gene encoding phosphate acyltransferase PlsX produces the protein MLLALDAMGGDRAPQEPCRGAVRACESLPDLEVALVGDGKRLEPLLAEVSSNVRSRLHVVHTEEYITMEDSPSVSMRRKRNSSLRLALDMVRGKEAAGCVSAGNTGAIVAGGVLVLGRIAGIDRPGLGVPILSLSRTSLLIDVGATVRCKPVNLVQFALMGSIYMRCLAGVPEPSVALLSNGEEDIKGDDVISEAREILKASSLNFVGYVEGKDVPVGKTDVVVCDGYTGNVLLKFGEGLGEGVFGLMKEEIRRSFLPKIGLAFMWPMLRQLHTRFDYEKQGGTPLLGVEGTVIKAHGRSKARAIDNALRVARQFVLQRGVETIREEVAKGGM, from the coding sequence GCGACCGGGCTCCTCAGGAACCCTGCAGGGGGGCCGTTCGGGCTTGTGAATCCCTCCCGGATCTGGAAGTCGCCCTGGTGGGGGACGGCAAACGTCTGGAACCCCTGCTGGCGGAGGTCTCTTCCAACGTGCGTTCTCGGCTGCACGTGGTGCACACCGAGGAATACATCACCATGGAGGATTCCCCCTCCGTGTCCATGCGGCGCAAGCGCAACTCCAGCCTGCGCCTGGCCTTGGACATGGTACGGGGAAAGGAGGCGGCGGGCTGCGTCTCCGCGGGAAACACGGGGGCCATCGTCGCCGGAGGGGTGCTGGTGTTGGGGCGCATCGCCGGAATCGACCGGCCCGGCCTGGGGGTCCCCATCCTCTCCCTGTCCCGGACCAGCCTGCTCATCGACGTGGGGGCCACGGTGCGCTGCAAGCCCGTGAACCTGGTGCAGTTCGCCCTCATGGGGTCCATCTACATGCGCTGCCTCGCCGGGGTCCCGGAGCCTTCCGTGGCCCTGCTCTCCAACGGGGAGGAGGACATCAAGGGGGACGACGTGATCTCCGAGGCTCGGGAGATCCTCAAGGCCAGCTCCCTGAACTTCGTGGGCTATGTGGAGGGCAAGGACGTCCCGGTGGGAAAGACCGACGTGGTGGTCTGCGACGGCTACACCGGCAACGTGCTCCTCAAGTTTGGGGAGGGGCTGGGGGAAGGGGTCTTCGGGCTCATGAAGGAGGAGATCCGGCGGAGCTTTCTGCCCAAGATCGGTCTTGCCTTCATGTGGCCCATGCTTCGACAGCTCCACACCCGGTTCGACTACGAGAAGCAGGGGGGAACGCCCCTGCTGGGAGTGGAAGGCACGGTCATCAAGGCCCACGGGCGCTCCAAGGCCCGAGCCATCGACAATGCCCTACGGGTTGCCCGCCAGTTCGTGCTTCAGCGAGGGGTGGAGACGATCCGGGAGGAAGTTGCCAAGGGAGGAATGTGA
- a CDS encoding dihydroorotase — MSIWLKNATVFDGKAFMEGTRHLVVEEGQIAHLGAEAPEGFEGQTLDLEGKWLCPGFWDLHTHLREPGQEWREDLTSGSLAGAAGGYTTLVAMPNTDPPVDCPSAVSYVARKGRELPGARVLPAGCVSKERKGEELAELLKMAEEGAVLFTDDGAPVRSSGLLRLALRYLDGTGLAVMEHSEDRSLFGKGQVHEGVISAVSGLAGVPSSCEVLGVQRGIELLREVGGCLHFTHLSAARSLELIRAAKAEGLSVTCDVTPHHLTFSEEDVMASGYDGYFKVNPPLRSVRDREALWGGIEDGTVDAIGTDHAPWHADEKDLPFQEASFGIASLECAAAGVLDGAVRRGVAAEKVLAALTRAPRCILGRGGDDLLAVGAEADLTVVDPDRVEKVNPRLWRSKAKHSPWSGVVLKGWPVLTLLGDRVLWRASEEQ, encoded by the coding sequence ATGAGCATCTGGCTGAAGAACGCCACGGTCTTCGACGGGAAGGCCTTCATGGAGGGGACGCGGCATCTGGTGGTGGAGGAAGGGCAGATCGCCCACCTGGGCGCCGAGGCGCCGGAAGGCTTCGAGGGACAGACCCTGGACCTGGAGGGCAAGTGGCTCTGCCCGGGGTTCTGGGACCTGCACACCCACCTTCGGGAGCCGGGGCAGGAGTGGCGGGAGGACCTGACCTCCGGGTCCCTGGCGGGAGCGGCGGGGGGCTACACCACCCTGGTGGCCATGCCCAACACGGATCCTCCCGTGGACTGCCCCAGCGCCGTGTCCTACGTGGCCCGAAAGGGACGGGAGCTTCCGGGCGCCCGGGTCCTCCCGGCGGGTTGCGTGAGCAAGGAGCGCAAGGGGGAGGAGCTGGCGGAACTCCTGAAGATGGCCGAGGAAGGGGCGGTTCTCTTCACCGACGACGGTGCCCCGGTGCGCTCCTCCGGTCTGCTGCGCCTGGCCCTGCGCTACCTGGACGGGACGGGGCTTGCGGTGATGGAGCACTCGGAGGATCGCTCCCTCTTCGGCAAGGGGCAGGTCCATGAAGGGGTCATCAGCGCGGTGAGCGGCCTGGCGGGGGTTCCCTCCTCCTGCGAGGTCCTGGGGGTCCAGCGGGGCATCGAGCTGCTCCGGGAGGTAGGAGGGTGCCTGCACTTCACCCACCTGAGCGCGGCCCGCTCCCTGGAGCTGATCCGGGCCGCCAAGGCGGAGGGACTGTCGGTGACCTGCGACGTCACCCCTCACCACCTGACCTTCTCGGAGGAGGACGTCATGGCCAGCGGTTACGACGGCTACTTTAAAGTGAACCCTCCTCTCCGGTCCGTCCGGGATCGGGAGGCCCTATGGGGGGGGATCGAAGACGGCACGGTGGACGCCATCGGGACGGACCACGCTCCCTGGCACGCCGACGAGAAGGACCTTCCCTTCCAGGAAGCCTCCTTCGGCATCGCCTCCCTGGAGTGCGCCGCCGCGGGGGTCCTGGACGGGGCGGTCCGTCGAGGCGTGGCGGCGGAGAAGGTCCTGGCCGCCCTCACCCGGGCACCTCGCTGCATCCTGGGACGGGGGGGCGACGACCTCCTGGCCGTGGGAGCGGAGGCGGATCTGACGGTGGTGGACCCGGATCGGGTGGAGAAGGTGAACCCTCGCCTCTGGCGCAGCAAGGCCAAGCATAGCCCCTGGTCCGGGGTGGTCCTGAAGGGCTGGCCGGTGCTCACCCTCCTGGGGGATCGGGTTCTCTGGCGGGCCTCGGAGGAACAGTGA
- the fabK gene encoding enoyl-[acyl-carrier-protein] reductase FabK, which yields MQQWNRVTQLTGIHYPLFQGGMAWVAEARLAAAVSNGGGLGIIAAANVPPDLLDQQLRLVRQLTTRPFGVNIMLLSPTANEAIELAAEHRVPVVTTGAGMPGKVIERLKPLGTVVIPVIASVAHAERVAKQGADAVIAEGLESGGHIGEITTFALVPQVVDAVSIPVIAAGGIADGRGIAAAFALGAEGVQVGTRFVCAEECHAHPRYKEMILKASDRSTVVTGRSTGHPVRSLKNKLTHRFDELERSGASVEEVEALGSGKLRAAVMDGDVEWGSVMSGQCAGMIREIAPAAVLVRRLFEEAAAACGRLGSLENPLQQLGKEVPR from the coding sequence GTGCAGCAGTGGAATCGCGTCACCCAACTCACGGGCATCCATTATCCCCTCTTTCAGGGCGGCATGGCCTGGGTCGCGGAGGCCCGTCTGGCTGCGGCGGTGAGCAACGGCGGCGGGCTGGGCATCATCGCCGCAGCCAACGTCCCCCCGGACCTGCTGGACCAGCAGCTTCGCCTGGTCCGCCAGCTGACGACCCGTCCCTTCGGGGTGAACATCATGCTCCTTTCTCCCACGGCGAACGAGGCCATCGAATTGGCGGCGGAGCACCGGGTCCCGGTGGTCACCACCGGCGCGGGGATGCCCGGCAAGGTCATCGAGCGGCTCAAACCCCTTGGCACGGTGGTGATCCCGGTCATCGCCTCGGTGGCCCACGCGGAGCGGGTGGCCAAGCAGGGGGCGGATGCGGTGATCGCCGAGGGGCTGGAGTCGGGGGGACATATCGGAGAGATCACCACCTTCGCCCTGGTGCCCCAGGTGGTGGACGCGGTATCCATCCCCGTCATCGCCGCCGGGGGCATCGCCGACGGGCGAGGGATCGCGGCGGCCTTCGCCTTGGGGGCTGAGGGGGTCCAGGTGGGCACGCGGTTCGTCTGTGCCGAGGAGTGCCACGCCCATCCCCGCTACAAGGAGATGATTCTGAAGGCCTCGGATCGGAGCACTGTGGTGACGGGCCGATCCACGGGGCACCCGGTGCGGAGCCTGAAGAACAAACTCACCCACCGTTTCGACGAACTGGAGCGTTCCGGTGCCTCGGTGGAGGAAGTGGAAGCCCTGGGATCCGGAAAGCTCCGGGCCGCAGTGATGGACGGGGACGTGGAGTGGGGGTCCGTCATGTCCGGCCAGTGCGCCGGCATGATCCGGGAGATCGCCCCCGCGGCGGTCCTGGTTCGGCGGCTCTTCGAGGAGGCCGCAGCGGCCTGCGGACGTCTCGGTTCCCTGGAGAACCCGTTGCAGCAGTTGGGGAAGGAGGTCCCGCGTTGA
- a CDS encoding beta-ketoacyl-ACP synthase III encodes MSLLKGVPVGLLGTGIALPEKVLTNQDLEKMVETTDQWIVERTGIRTRHVAAEGTVTTDLAEEASRKALSAAGVAPEDLDLILVGTNSPDTLFPSVAAKLQGRLGAKRAGASDIQSGCTGSVYALTFASAGIAAGLFRNVLVVGAEVLSRLIDWTDRNTCILFGDGAGAAVLGRVEEGRGRFLGASLRADGAKHDLITFQGGLVEYPASEETLRDGRHFVRMKGNEVFKFVNRELPPFLEEFCKSVDVEASSVDWWVFHQANWRIMEGVLRRFGVPAEKAVVNLDRYGNTSAASVMIALHEALEDGRIGRGQKVIVTSFGAGMTYGAVLFEV; translated from the coding sequence ATGTCTCTCCTGAAGGGAGTGCCGGTAGGACTTTTGGGCACGGGGATCGCCCTGCCCGAGAAGGTCCTTACCAACCAGGACCTGGAGAAGATGGTGGAGACCACGGACCAGTGGATCGTGGAGCGTACGGGCATCCGTACCCGTCACGTGGCTGCAGAGGGAACGGTCACCACCGACCTGGCGGAGGAAGCTTCCCGCAAGGCCCTGTCTGCGGCGGGGGTGGCCCCGGAGGACCTGGACCTGATCCTGGTGGGGACCAACTCCCCCGACACCCTGTTCCCCTCTGTGGCCGCCAAGCTTCAAGGTCGCCTGGGGGCGAAGAGGGCGGGGGCCTCGGACATCCAGTCAGGCTGCACGGGGTCCGTGTACGCTCTGACCTTTGCCTCTGCAGGCATCGCCGCAGGTCTCTTCCGGAACGTGCTGGTGGTGGGGGCGGAGGTCCTTTCCCGCCTGATCGACTGGACGGACCGGAACACCTGCATCCTCTTCGGGGACGGGGCGGGAGCCGCCGTCCTGGGGCGGGTGGAAGAGGGGCGGGGCCGTTTTCTCGGTGCCTCCCTCCGGGCGGACGGGGCCAAGCACGATCTGATCACCTTCCAGGGCGGACTGGTGGAGTACCCCGCCTCGGAGGAGACCCTCCGGGACGGACGTCACTTCGTGCGCATGAAGGGCAATGAGGTCTTCAAGTTCGTCAACCGGGAGCTGCCGCCTTTCCTGGAGGAGTTCTGCAAGAGCGTGGACGTGGAGGCTTCCTCGGTGGACTGGTGGGTGTTCCATCAGGCCAATTGGAGGATCATGGAGGGAGTCCTTCGCCGGTTCGGCGTCCCGGCGGAGAAGGCGGTGGTGAACCTGGACCGCTATGGCAACACCTCCGCCGCGTCGGTTATGATCGCCCTGCACGAGGCCCTGGAGGACGGACGCATCGGACGGGGGCAGAAGGTGATCGTCACGAGCTTCGGCGCGGGGATGACCTACGGCGCCGTGCTCTTCGAAGTCTAG
- the fabD gene encoding ACP S-malonyltransferase, translating into MTYALVFPGQGAQEVGMGRGFYDACPAARRVFDEVDEALGFSLSRVIFQGPEEELRKTALTQPAILTVSIAILEALREEWNLSLEPAFVAGHSLGEYTALVAAGTLSVQDGARLVHLRGDRMQHAVPLGEGSMAAVLGLDAEAIREVCAEVSALGVCELANYNAPGQIVLSGQVQAVERAQELAKERGAAKVIPLKVSAPFHCALMRPVAEELERAFEGALWSPPRWPVLANVDAAPKTDVLSIRKALYAQTYSPVLWAEEVRAMADQGVQAFVEIGPGNVLSGLAKRCVKGTKTLSVSKPEDVPGLLAFLEGGL; encoded by the coding sequence TTGACCTATGCTCTGGTCTTTCCCGGACAGGGAGCGCAAGAAGTGGGTATGGGCAGGGGATTCTACGACGCCTGCCCCGCGGCGAGACGGGTTTTCGACGAGGTGGACGAAGCCCTGGGCTTTTCCCTCTCCCGCGTGATCTTCCAGGGGCCGGAGGAGGAGCTTCGTAAGACCGCCCTCACCCAGCCCGCGATCCTCACGGTTTCCATCGCCATCCTGGAGGCCCTGCGGGAAGAGTGGAACCTTTCTCTGGAACCCGCCTTCGTGGCGGGGCACAGCCTGGGGGAATACACCGCCCTGGTGGCGGCGGGAACCCTCTCCGTCCAGGACGGCGCCCGCCTGGTCCACCTGCGGGGAGACCGGATGCAGCACGCCGTGCCCCTGGGTGAGGGATCCATGGCGGCGGTGCTGGGCCTGGACGCGGAAGCGATCCGGGAGGTTTGCGCCGAGGTCTCTGCCTTGGGGGTCTGTGAGCTGGCAAACTACAACGCCCCGGGACAGATCGTCCTCTCCGGGCAGGTTCAGGCGGTGGAACGGGCTCAGGAGCTGGCCAAGGAACGGGGGGCGGCAAAGGTCATCCCCCTGAAGGTGAGCGCCCCCTTCCACTGTGCCCTCATGCGTCCCGTGGCGGAGGAGCTGGAGAGGGCCTTTGAAGGCGCCCTGTGGAGCCCCCCCCGCTGGCCCGTCCTGGCCAACGTGGATGCGGCTCCCAAGACCGACGTCCTCTCCATCCGCAAGGCCCTCTACGCCCAGACCTACTCCCCCGTGCTTTGGGCGGAGGAGGTTCGGGCCATGGCGGACCAGGGGGTCCAGGCCTTTGTGGAGATCGGTCCGGGGAACGTGCTCTCCGGTCTGGCGAAGCGCTGCGTCAAGGGCACGAAGACCCTTTCGGTGAGCAAGCCCGAGGACGTGCCCGGGTTGCTTGCATTCCTCGAAGGAGGTCTCTAG